Proteins from a genomic interval of Stenotrophomonas maltophilia:
- a CDS encoding GNAT family N-acetyltransferase, protein MQTAPLDFRLATRADEELLIALMREFYAEDRIDFDDARVRRGVDALLADPRNGEVLLWLDEAGEVVGYAVIAMGFSLEQGGHFMLLDELYLAHRARGRGRGKQALAICEQRARGRGVSRLRLEVNHHNELARRLYLASGYIDDTRDLLTLPLDHPRPEGIL, encoded by the coding sequence GAGGAGCTGCTGATCGCGTTGATGCGCGAGTTCTACGCCGAAGACAGGATCGACTTCGACGACGCGCGCGTGCGTCGCGGCGTGGATGCACTGCTGGCCGACCCACGCAACGGCGAAGTGCTGTTGTGGCTGGACGAGGCGGGCGAGGTGGTCGGTTACGCAGTGATCGCGATGGGCTTCAGCCTGGAACAGGGCGGCCACTTCATGCTGCTGGACGAGCTGTACCTGGCCCACCGTGCGCGCGGTCGTGGCCGCGGCAAGCAGGCGCTGGCGATCTGCGAACAGCGTGCGCGTGGCCGTGGTGTCAGCCGCCTGCGCCTGGAAGTGAACCACCACAACGAACTGGCCCGTCGCCTCTACCTGGCGAGCGGTTACATCGACGACACTCGCGATCTGCTGACCCTGCCGCTGGACCACCCACGCCCGGAGGGCATCCTGTGA